Proteins encoded by one window of Scatophagus argus isolate fScaArg1 chromosome 8, fScaArg1.pri, whole genome shotgun sequence:
- the ubiad1 gene encoding ubiA prenyltransferase domain-containing protein 1 translates to MAKEQKQSRAETFVLAGSNGHNGQQWQTGMNNLVTHSPGTNHKSRMARVASDMRQKCAAYVLALRPWSFSTSLTPVALGSALAYKLDGSVDLVILMVCAVAVLVVHGAGNLVNTYYDFSKGIDHKKSDDRTLVDEILAPQDVVMFGALLYSLGCLCATLLYFLSTLRLEHLALIYFGGLSSSFLYTGGIGLKYVALGDLVILITFGPLAVMFAHAVQVGYLSVLPLVYAVPLALNTEAILHSNNTRDMDSDKQAGIVTLAILIGPTLSYVLYNLLLFVPYVLFCILATRYTISMALPLLTLPMAFPLEKQFRSRRYAKIPQKTAKLNLLMGLFYVFGIILAPPGSLPLL, encoded by the exons ATGGCCAAAGAGCAGAAACAAAGCAGGGCAGAAACATTTGTGCTGGCTGGATCTAATGGTCACAATGGCCAGCAGTGGCAGACTGGTATGAATAACTTGGTCACTCACTCTCCTGGCACTAACCACAAGTCGAGGATGGCTCGCGTTGCCTCGGACATGAGGCAAAAGTGTGCGGCCTATGTGCTAGCACTGAGACCGTGGAGCTTCAGTACCTCGCTGACGCCGGTGGCCCTTGGCAGCGCTTTGGCATACAAACTGGATGGCTCTGTGGACTTGGTCATCCTGATGGTGTGCGCTGTGGCTGTTCTTGTTGTCCATGGGGCAGGAAACCTTGTAAACACGTACTATGACTTCTCCAAAGGGATAGACCACAAGAAGAGTGACGATAGGACTCTTGTGGATGAAATCTTGGCACCGCAGGATGTTGTTATGTTCGGAGCATTGTTATATTCTTTAGGCTGCTTGTGTGCCACTCTGCTCTACTTCCTGTCAACACTTAGACTGGAACACCTAGCCCTTATTTACTTTGGGGGACTCTCCAGCTCTTTTTTATACACTGGAG GCATCGGCCTCAAGTATGTGGCCCTAGGAGACTTGGTAATCCTCATTACCTTCGGTCCTCTGGCAGTCATGTTTGCCCACGCTGTGCAGGTTGGCTACCTGTCAGTGCTGCCGCTGGTCTATGCCGTCCCACTGGCCCTCAACACGGAAGCCATCCTCCATAGCAACAACACCAGAGACATGGACTCTGACAAGCAGGCAGGGATTGTCACCCTGGCCATCCTCATAGGCCCCACACTGTCCTACGTCCTCTATAACCTCCTGCTTTTCGTCCCCTACGTGCTCTTCTGCATCCTCGCCACACGTTACACCATCAGCATGGCGCTCCCTCTGCTCACGCTGCCCATGGCCTTCCCACTGGAGAAGCAGTTCCGCAGCCGACGCTATGCCAAGATACCCCAAAAGACGGCCAAGCTCAACCTCCTTATGGGACTTTTCTACGTGTTTGGGATCATTCTGGCACCTCCTGGCAGCTTGCCGTTACTGTGA